Below is a genomic region from Culicoides brevitarsis isolate CSIRO-B50_1 chromosome 2, AGI_CSIRO_Cbre_v1, whole genome shotgun sequence.
TCATGATCATCGTTGggacaacattttttattacaagcaTGCTTTTTGCATGTCCTCAACCTTTTGCACTTTGTTTCGCAAAAAAACGCCTTCGAACAAGCAATTTCCTTGGTAAACAACCCACATCGACATGGCTTCGGTACAATAATTTGGCATTCGGGACACGGACCAGCATGACATTGAGAAATGCATTTATGCGATCCGCAATCCAGAACTTTCTCGCAAGTATCTTCacacgaaatttttgaattttcacaaCTTCCAGTGAATTTTTGCTTTCCACAAGGACACGTCATGGAAAGTCCCACGCTACAAGGTCCACAATTCCCGTCGCAAcagatttttttgcatttatgaaCGCCACAGCtgtaatttttgtcacaaattttCGTGCATTTTAATGTTCCTTTGAAACACGGAAGTTTTTCGGTTTTATTTCCACACGAACACGTTTGGACTCGCGTTTTGGTGCACGGCGGACACGTTTCGTGACACAAATCCTCACAAAAATGCCCACATTCGAGTTTTTTTCCGCACGCCTTGAAACAATTCcactttttttcgaaacatcGAATTGTTTTTAGCGGAGATTTGCCGCATTCGCAAGAAACTGTGATCGTCTGAGGGCACGGCGGGCAACTGGCAGGATGGCAAAGTAACAAACACTTGTGTTGGCATCCcagttttttcatgcaaacatTTCCGCAACTATGGGGCAAAATCCATTCTTGGTATTCCGGCTCGATTTGTTTCGCGCAAAAGCAAAAATAGTCTCGTGGAATCTCTGATGAGGCATAAGACTCGCGACATTTGGGACAATTCCATTCCAGGGGACTTTCATCTTTTGGGATGTATTGCCCGGCAGAGTTGTAGTACCCTTCGTCGGTCTCCTTGAAtcgttttttctgcaaaacgCTGTCGTTGCCCCATCTTTGGATGCAGTTTAGATGGAAAAAGTTGTAACAATTTGTGCAGGACCAAATTCTGTCAGCTCTTTTGATCTTTGAAATGCAAATCAAGCAAACACTTCCGCAGAGAAAAGCGTTCGTTAAGGACTCGATGGATTCTTTGTAAGAATTGTTGTCTAAGTTGCGAAAGACGCCGtcgaatactttttttcaattggtTCTTCATCTGAATCACTGCTTTCGTAACCATTTGCTACGTGTCGCGATTCCGGTTGATTTTTTGCTGTCTttgatgttccattaattttGGTTTTGGTTTTGCTagccatttttttaaaagttttctttgatgcgatttaatatttatttattgtcggtattgatttgtttataaaaattggcgatttttgagtaaagttttaattaaaaaggagttttagaatattttcaaaGCACATGAAGTGAAGAGATTTGAATTTGATAATAGTTTTGTAAACAAACTTGAAAGTTCATTCAaatggtttttaaattttttgacattagcgtattttaacaataactttaaaaaattatctgattttttaaaaactttcatttgatttttgattaaattcttattatttggctaaaattttttaaaaaaaatggctagcaaaaccaaaaaaaattaatgcctTTCTATTCAACCTTCGCGACATTTTGCAAATGCTTGTATTCAGCAaagagtttttcaaaaattatattcagcttaaatttattttattattttattttgctaacagatttcttaaaaatctgTTTATTCAGCAAAGAAGATTTTGACGAACGCTTTTCTCTGCGGAATCTTTGCTTAATTTGCATTTCAAagatcaaaagtttttgaagaatttggtTAGCTTCACAAATTGTTACAACTTTTTCATCTGAATGCATTCAAAGATGGGGCAACGACAGcgttttgcagaaaaaacgaTTCAGAACCTTTTTAAAAGGTTTGTACAATTCAgctataaattcttaaaaaatgaaattcagcaaatggaattttaaaaaatgttcgtaTTCAGCTACAAGAGATTTCACGAGACAATTTTTGCTATTCAGCGAagaattagttttaaatacCAAGAATTTGTTTTGCCCCATAGTTGCGGAAacgtttgaaatttgaaaaaattgaattcaacaaaaattttgtttgctttattcagcaaatttgccctatgaatattttattcagcaaacGAAATTTTGCGAATGCGGCAAATCTCCGCTAAAAACAATTTAgattttcgagaaaaagttttgtttcagcaaaaattttttcgaattggccatttttgtaagatttgttcaaaaaattgtaaattcagctataaaaatttaaaaaaaagttcagctTAGTTCTCTAATATTTCTGTATTCAGCaactaaaatttacaaaatttcttgtatttagcctcgaaaaaaatcttcaaatttaattaataattttatgaggaAAGGACAATAAGACCAAAGAAGAgcaatttttctccaaaatgtCTTTCATTCGTAATGTACATTTCTCCCTTCGTTCGTCTCATAATTTTCAGCCAATCACGagcatcaaatttcaaaacaaaacaatgcgGCAAAAGTGATTTTTCAGCAGTTCcctatcaaaaaatgttaaaaaataacaaaaacgtactgaattaaataagaaaaaactgaaaaattaacaatttccttaaaaatggAACAACCAAAACCAAGGAAATTGACGAAAACGTTTTTTTGAAACGAAATGGAAAATGCCATGAAAGAAGACATGCTGAGCAACTCAATGAATATTCCATCGACGAACCGGGAGGATTACTCGAGACGGGCGCCGTTGCGAAATAATCATTACGAATGTGTCTCGTCACTTCACAACGCGAGCGATTCGCAACTTGTGCGGCGAATTTGGCGTCGTCATTTCCATGAATGGCCCATTCCCGATGAACAACagcaataattatttatttttcgtgactTTTGAGACGATTGAGtaagaaattcttaaaattttctcttaaaattaattttcaaacaattttttgtattttttttagtggagCTCAAAACGCCATCGAACAAATAAATCGCATTTGCAAACCGATGCGAGCGGATTTCTCCAAACCTCGTGAGAAAAATGACCAGATATCGTCTTCTAACAAGTCTCTCGATAAGATTTCCGATCACGAAGgaccaaatatgaaaattCGCAAGTTTCCTGTTCCGCTGCTGGAAAAATATGActttaaatttccaaaaagtGACGAAATGATGTTttcaaaagagaattttttgaacagtGACTTATCGAAAGTTGACCCGGACCTTTTGTTCTTCAATGAAACAGCTTTATGTGACATTTTAACACTCGACGAAGACATCGAAGAGCTTCAATCAGTCACGGATTCGtacaaattggaaaatttcataTGGTCCTACAAGTTTTCGCAACAAGACGAAGCTCggatcaagaaatttttgaaaaattcagcaGGAATGTATGACGAAATCCATGATATTCACTCGAAACGcaatgaaaaattcgaaaaactgCGTGAAAAATTGGGAGAATGCAAGTTTTGTAAGAATTTGACGACTCGCAAGtcgaaaattacgaaaaacttCTTTTGTTCCGTCGTTTGTCagcaaaaatttgatcaagGAGTGACTGAAACgacagaaaatgaagaaaaaatcaaagaaaatttcagtttGACGTATTTTCCATTggataaaaatgcaaattatgtCATCATAACGGCGATAATTGCTCAAAATGTCGTTTATGTTCGTCCCAGCGACTTATCGACAACGACAAAGTATTACCGACTGCTCGAGGAAGTCAACGAAAAATGTCAAGATGCTCCAATAATCCTTAAAACACCCAAAATTGGAGAACTCATAGCTGTCAAAACGGaaaatggcaattttttcCGAGCAATCAtcttaaaaaatgacagtCCAGCAAAAATTCGCGTCGCATTTCTGGATACTGGCGAGGTTTCGTACCAAAAACGAGCTCAACTCCGAAAATTACCTCAAAATTTGTGGTCTTTGCCAATTTATGTCCAAAAAATCATCCTTTCTGACGTGCCAACTTCTTATTTTAATCTCAACGCTGTCAAATATCTCTCGAAAATTGCATTCCGTCAAGGACAACGAgaacttttgatcaaatttgatGACTTGAAACACTCCGCGCGGCTTTATCAACAAGATATTTGCTTGAATGTCGAGCTAAAAAGcatcataaaaatcaaaaaacccTCCGGAACGCATTTTAACGTCACTGACATCCCAAGTGTCGATGCTAAAAGTGATGAAAACCcccaaaaattgatgattttggAAAATGCCATGATCGCCAAGGGTGAAATTTCGTGCATCAACGTcgattatgtgaaaaaattggaaatgttgcatgaaaaaatccaaagttACGGAAAATCATTGAAGCTACCAAGGGATCACATGTACACGCCAGGTCACAATGAAGTCGCTTTGATAAGAATTGGCGATGTTTGGTTCAGAGCAATTTGTTTTGAGATTGTCGGCGATAAACATCCCACGATGGAGTCGTTGGACTTTGGATTTTTCACGATGTGTCACATTTCGAAC
It encodes:
- the LOC134828553 gene encoding protein vreteno-like; the encoded protein is MNGPFPMNNSNNYLFFVTFETIDGAQNAIEQINRICKPMRADFSKPREKNDQISSSNKSLDKISDHEGPNMKIRKFPVPLLEKYDFKFPKSDEMMFSKENFLNSDLSKVDPDLLFFNETALCDILTLDEDIEELQSVTDSYKLENFIWSYKFSQQDEARIKKFLKNSAGMYDEIHDIHSKRNEKFEKLREKLGECKFCKNLTTRKSKITKNFFCSVVCQQKFDQGVTETTENEEKIKENFSLTYFPLDKNANYVIITAIIAQNVVYVRPSDLSTTTKYYRLLEEVNEKCQDAPIILKTPKIGELIAVKTENGNFFRAIILKNDSPAKIRVAFLDTGEVSYQKRAQLRKLPQNLWSLPIYVQKIILSDVPTSYFNLNAVKYLSKIAFRQGQRELLIKFDDLKHSARLYQQDICLNVELKSIIKIKKPSGTHFNVTDIPSVDAKSDENPQKLMILENAMIAKGEISCINVDYVKKLEMLHEKIQSYGKSLKLPRDHMYTPGHNEVALIRIGDVWFRAICFEIVGDKHPTMESLDFGFFTMCHISNIVELPRKLLDRCYMQNYCIHDAQRYSEVLGDEKNGKIEKIKEMLPLGKVITAEKIVKNNEEDFIQIPKRFVTNF